In Pseudomonas sp. MM213, a genomic segment contains:
- a CDS encoding Na+/H+ antiporter family protein has translation MNAVIAAVGIMLILSLSRVHVVIALIIGALVGGLTGGLGIDATLKAFNSGLGGGATVALSYALLGAFAVAIAKSGLAHALADKALAMVDRQHANGGGSVKWLLIGLLWVVAIASQNILPIHIAFIPLLVPPLLYVLTKLQLDRRLIACVMTFGLITPYMFLPVGFGNIFLNEILLANVARSGVDISGINVTHAMGIPALGMVVGLAAAFISYRKKRVYDLEKIEQVEQVVVQYNPLSLMVAGVAIAAAFIIQLLLDSMIIGALAGFLIFSVSGIVKWRDTDDLFTEGMKMMAMIGFIMIAASGFAEVMKATGQVQTLVEASASWIGHSKGIGALLMLLVGLLVTMGIGSSFSTVPILAAIFVPLCVQLGFSPIAIVCIVGTAGALGDAGSPASDSTLGPTSGLNIDGQHHHIWDTVVPTFLHYNLPLLAFGWVAAMVL, from the coding sequence ATTAATGCTGTAATTGCCGCGGTCGGCATCATGCTGATTCTCAGCCTGTCCCGCGTGCACGTGGTGATCGCGCTGATTATCGGCGCGCTGGTGGGTGGTTTGACCGGTGGCCTGGGCATCGACGCCACCTTGAAAGCCTTCAACAGCGGCCTCGGTGGCGGGGCGACGGTGGCCTTGTCTTATGCCTTGCTCGGCGCCTTCGCGGTGGCGATTGCCAAGTCCGGCCTGGCCCATGCGCTGGCCGACAAAGCCCTGGCCATGGTTGACCGCCAGCACGCCAACGGTGGCGGCTCGGTGAAGTGGCTGCTGATCGGCCTGCTGTGGGTGGTGGCCATCGCTTCACAGAATATTCTGCCGATACATATCGCTTTTATTCCGTTGCTGGTGCCGCCGCTGCTGTATGTGCTGACCAAGCTGCAACTGGATCGGCGGTTGATCGCCTGCGTCATGACCTTTGGCCTGATCACCCCGTACATGTTCCTGCCCGTGGGCTTCGGCAACATCTTCCTTAATGAAATCCTGCTGGCCAACGTGGCCCGCAGCGGCGTCGATATCAGCGGCATCAACGTCACCCATGCCATGGGCATTCCGGCGCTGGGCATGGTGGTGGGGCTTGCGGCAGCCTTTATCAGCTACCGCAAGAAGCGCGTCTACGACCTGGAAAAGATCGAACAGGTCGAGCAGGTCGTGGTGCAGTACAACCCGCTGAGCCTGATGGTTGCGGGTGTGGCGATTGCGGCGGCGTTCATTATTCAGTTGTTGCTGGACTCGATGATTATCGGTGCACTGGCAGGCTTTTTGATCTTCTCGGTGTCGGGCATCGTGAAATGGCGCGACACCGATGACCTGTTCACCGAAGGCATGAAGATGATGGCGATGATCGGTTTCATCATGATCGCCGCCTCGGGGTTTGCCGAAGTGATGAAAGCCACCGGTCAGGTACAGACGCTGGTTGAAGCGTCGGCGTCGTGGATCGGCCACAGTAAAGGCATCGGTGCGCTGCTGATGTTGCTGGTCGGTCTGCTGGTGACCATGGGCATCGGTTCGTCGTTTTCCACCGTGCCGATTCTGGCAGCGATTTTCGTGCCGCTGTGCGTGCAACTGGGGTTCAGCCCGATCGCCATCGTCTGCATCGTCGGCACCGCCGGCGCGCTGGGCGACGCTGGTTCGCCTGCTTCCGACTCGACGCTCGGCCCGACCTCCGGCCTGAACATCGACGGTCAGCACCACCACATCTGGGACACCGTGGTCCCGACCTTCCTGCATTACAACCTGCCGCTGCTGGCGTTCGGCTGGGTGGCCGCGATGGTTCTCTGA